A stretch of Nonomuraea africana DNA encodes these proteins:
- a CDS encoding nuclear transport factor 2 family protein, which produces MSDMNELVQRYLTAWNETDAAARQAVLAEVFAEDAVYTDPLVSVKGRDGLDATIAAVQGQFGGLVFSLGDAVDAHHNIARFTWHLGPEGAEPIVIGFDVAVIGDDGRISQVLGFLDKVPAGV; this is translated from the coding sequence ATGAGCGACATGAACGAGCTGGTCCAGCGCTACCTCACCGCGTGGAACGAGACCGACGCCGCCGCGCGGCAGGCCGTGCTGGCGGAGGTCTTCGCCGAGGACGCGGTGTACACCGACCCGCTGGTCTCCGTCAAGGGCAGGGACGGGCTCGACGCCACCATCGCGGCGGTCCAGGGGCAGTTCGGCGGGCTGGTCTTCAGCCTCGGCGACGCCGTGGACGCCCACCACAACATCGCGCGGTTCACCTGGCACCTCGGACCTGAGGGCGCCGAGCCGATCGTCATCGGCTTCGACGTCGCGGTGATCGGTGACGACGGGCGGATCAGCCAGGTGCTCGGCTTCCTCGACAAGGTGCCGGCCGGAGTCTGA
- a CDS encoding MerR family transcriptional regulator: protein MLTIGQLAAHAGVTVRAVRHYHHLGLLAEPEQDASGYRRYDAAAVVDLIRIKTLADAGVPLARIDDLLHAGPGQFAEAVTEIDRSLAEKMEQLRERRKRISELAAGDRLFLPAEVVQLLDRERALGVGESLVLLERDVWIMAAAQTPHAIPQWLAAKNAALDDPAFVELYRTMSFALGWPPTDPRLPGFAEQIAAWHARNFDRPAPDPAAPLDLMFSHVLQSSPTLRRLLASSDADLPPSSAPATESDRFPREP from the coding sequence GTGCTCACCATCGGCCAGCTCGCCGCGCACGCCGGCGTGACCGTGCGCGCGGTGCGCCACTATCACCATCTCGGCTTGCTGGCCGAACCCGAGCAAGACGCCTCCGGATACCGCCGCTACGACGCCGCCGCCGTGGTGGACCTGATCCGGATCAAGACCCTGGCCGATGCCGGCGTCCCGCTCGCCCGCATCGACGATCTCTTGCACGCCGGGCCCGGGCAGTTCGCCGAGGCCGTCACCGAGATCGACCGCTCGCTCGCGGAGAAGATGGAGCAGCTTCGCGAACGCCGCAAGCGGATCTCCGAGCTGGCCGCCGGAGATCGGCTGTTTCTGCCAGCCGAGGTCGTGCAGCTGCTCGATCGTGAACGCGCCCTGGGCGTCGGTGAGAGCCTGGTGCTTCTGGAACGCGATGTCTGGATCATGGCTGCGGCCCAGACGCCTCATGCCATACCCCAATGGCTGGCCGCCAAGAACGCCGCGCTCGACGATCCGGCCTTCGTCGAGCTGTATCGCACGATGTCCTTTGCCCTGGGCTGGCCGCCCACCGATCCGCGGCTGCCCGGATTCGCCGAGCAGATCGCGGCATGGCACGCGCGCAATTTCGATCGGCCCGCCCCCGATCCCGCCGCCCCACTCGACCTGATGTTCTCCCACGTCCTGCAGTCGTCACCGACGCTACGACGGCTGCTGGCGTCCAGCGATGCAGACCTGCCACCTTCGTCGGCGCCTGCCACAGAGAGCGACCGTTTTCCTCGCGAGCCTTGA
- a CDS encoding response regulator, whose product MSVRLVIVDDHPVVRDGLRGMFVEQADLEVVGEAEDGERGLAVAMRERPDVVLTDLRMPGLEGAEFIRLLAERVPSARVLVLTTYAGDDDVLPALTAGAIGYLLKDSPREEVFRAVRAAAVGETVLSPAVAAHVLNRVRTPAPADLSERERTVLDLVARGCTNKEAAAALFISETTVKTHLAHIYTKLGVSDRAAAVAAAYNRGLLPRQR is encoded by the coding sequence GTGAGCGTACGGCTGGTGATCGTGGATGACCACCCCGTGGTGCGCGACGGCCTGCGCGGCATGTTCGTCGAGCAGGCCGACCTGGAGGTGGTGGGCGAGGCGGAAGACGGCGAGCGAGGGCTCGCGGTGGCGATGCGGGAGCGTCCCGACGTGGTGCTGACCGACCTGCGCATGCCCGGCCTCGAGGGCGCGGAGTTCATCCGGTTGCTGGCGGAACGGGTGCCGTCCGCGCGCGTGCTGGTTCTGACGACCTATGCCGGTGACGATGACGTGCTGCCGGCGCTGACCGCGGGCGCGATCGGCTACCTGCTCAAGGACTCCCCGCGCGAAGAGGTCTTCCGCGCCGTCCGGGCGGCGGCGGTAGGAGAGACGGTGCTGTCCCCCGCCGTGGCCGCCCACGTGCTCAACCGCGTCCGCACGCCCGCTCCGGCCGACCTGAGCGAACGCGAACGGACGGTCCTGGATCTGGTCGCGCGTGGCTGCACCAACAAGGAGGCAGCCGCCGCGCTGTTCATCAGCGAGACAACCGTGAAGACCCACCTGGCGCACATCTACACGAAGCTGGGCGTCTCCGACCGGGCCGCGGCCGTGGCCGCCGCCTACAACCGCGGTCTGCTGCCACGCCAACGGTGA
- a CDS encoding histidine kinase, giving the protein MSEGDVLRLKNWERAWRALPLCLLVVAALITVTDSSAPAHDRAITTALAAAVALWHWWMVMTHPDWPERALAPMAGYFAVLLVMAWVLSMRHPAYGLLVLACFPTAFATLPGGYAYLGVAATAVVVVGGPYALLDTARPWSIASALAGAVLAALIGWSIRALEAEIERRHAANRALESANQALESANLRLAQLGEENAELQGRLLTAARQTGVTGERSRLAREIHDTVAQGLAGIVTQLEAAEEAANDAEALRRRLAVARNLARENLSEVRRSLDNLRPGPLTGTTLPEALSALVSGWSAVNESPATLTVTGTARLLHPEVEVAVYRAVQEALANVARHAGARKTGVTLSYMEDVVVADIRDDGVGFTPPEAGGAGFGLTAMRQRVVRLAGDVEVESAPGQGTAISVTIPAIPAVTDQEGL; this is encoded by the coding sequence GTGAGCGAGGGCGACGTGCTACGGCTGAAGAACTGGGAGAGGGCCTGGCGTGCCCTGCCGCTGTGCCTTCTCGTCGTGGCGGCCCTGATCACGGTGACCGACTCGTCGGCGCCGGCGCACGACCGGGCCATCACGACCGCGCTGGCCGCCGCCGTGGCGCTGTGGCACTGGTGGATGGTGATGACACACCCGGACTGGCCGGAGCGGGCGCTGGCGCCGATGGCGGGGTACTTCGCCGTCCTCCTTGTGATGGCGTGGGTGCTGTCCATGCGCCACCCGGCGTACGGGCTCCTGGTGCTCGCCTGCTTCCCCACGGCCTTCGCGACACTTCCTGGCGGGTACGCCTACCTCGGCGTGGCCGCCACCGCGGTCGTCGTCGTAGGCGGCCCGTATGCCCTGCTGGACACCGCGCGCCCATGGTCGATCGCGTCCGCGCTCGCCGGAGCGGTGCTGGCAGCGCTCATCGGCTGGAGCATCAGAGCTCTGGAGGCCGAGATCGAACGCCGCCACGCCGCCAACCGCGCCTTGGAGAGCGCCAACCAGGCGCTGGAAAGCGCGAATCTCCGCCTCGCCCAGCTCGGTGAGGAGAACGCCGAACTGCAGGGCAGGCTGCTGACCGCCGCCCGCCAGACCGGTGTGACGGGGGAACGCAGCAGGCTGGCCAGGGAGATCCACGACACCGTCGCCCAGGGCCTGGCTGGTATCGTCACCCAGCTCGAGGCGGCCGAGGAGGCCGCGAACGACGCCGAGGCCTTACGGCGCCGCTTGGCCGTCGCGCGGAACCTGGCCAGGGAGAACCTGTCGGAAGTCCGCCGATCCCTGGACAACCTGCGCCCCGGGCCGCTGACGGGAACGACGCTGCCCGAAGCGCTGTCGGCGCTGGTATCCGGTTGGAGCGCGGTGAACGAGTCGCCCGCCACGCTCACCGTCACCGGCACCGCCCGGCTCCTGCACCCCGAGGTCGAGGTGGCCGTCTACCGGGCCGTCCAGGAGGCGCTGGCCAACGTGGCCAGGCACGCCGGAGCACGGAAGACCGGCGTCACCCTGTCGTACATGGAGGACGTAGTGGTAGCCGATATCCGGGACGACGGCGTGGGATTCACGCCCCCCGAGGCCGGCGGCGCGGGCTTCGGGCTCACCGCCATGCGGCAGCGGGTCGTCAGGCTGGCCGGCGACGTCGAGGTGGAGTCGGCTCCCGGTCAGGGCACCGCGATCAGCGTGACGATCCCGGCCATCCCCGCCGTGACTGATCAGGAGGGGCTGTGA
- a CDS encoding DUF418 domain-containing protein: MVATLGSRPVGEGERQLAPDLARGVMLALIAVANSAAYLYGRPYGLRQHIIEHDLPGRVTAALSMTFVDGRAYPMFAALFGYGMAQIWKRRRDDTEGRRVLKRRSLWLLAFGAVHAVLLFSGDVLGIYGLVGLALCRLLRVRDRTLLVLAGAWLVPVALLSAFAYSTPNGTQQRTIFWSLAVEDPLTALALRPIEWLISPIGMTGVFTAALLGVWAGRRELLAVPDRLVRRAAVWGPIAGALGGLPLALAATGFLGVDEPVAVMALNAVHMVSGIAAGLGYAALIALLARRIGARRGLVVSALSACGKRSMTCYLLQSVVFVALLPPYTLGLGGQLGSAATVGLAVATWAATVAVAEFMRRAGMRGPAETLLRRLTYPRG, encoded by the coding sequence ATGGTTGCCACCCTGGGGTCGCGGCCGGTCGGGGAAGGCGAGCGCCAGCTCGCCCCCGACCTCGCCAGAGGGGTCATGCTCGCGCTGATCGCCGTGGCCAACTCCGCCGCCTACCTGTACGGCCGGCCGTACGGCCTGCGCCAGCACATCATCGAGCACGACCTGCCTGGCCGGGTGACGGCGGCGCTGTCCATGACGTTCGTCGACGGGCGGGCCTACCCGATGTTCGCGGCGCTGTTCGGATACGGGATGGCGCAGATCTGGAAGCGGCGGCGGGATGACACCGAGGGGCGGCGGGTCCTGAAGCGGCGCAGCCTCTGGCTGCTCGCGTTCGGGGCGGTCCACGCCGTGCTGCTGTTCTCCGGAGACGTGCTCGGGATCTATGGCCTGGTCGGGCTGGCCCTCTGCCGGCTGCTGCGCGTGCGTGACCGGACTCTGCTGGTCCTCGCCGGAGCCTGGCTCGTCCCCGTCGCCCTGCTGTCCGCGTTCGCCTACAGCACGCCCAACGGCACACAGCAGCGGACCATCTTCTGGTCTCTCGCGGTCGAGGACCCGCTGACGGCCCTGGCGTTGCGGCCGATCGAATGGCTGATAAGCCCGATCGGGATGACGGGCGTGTTCACCGCCGCGCTCCTGGGCGTCTGGGCGGGACGGCGCGAGCTGCTCGCCGTACCGGACAGGCTGGTACGGCGGGCAGCGGTGTGGGGACCGATCGCCGGGGCGCTCGGAGGCCTGCCGCTGGCACTGGCGGCGACCGGCTTCCTCGGGGTGGACGAGCCCGTCGCTGTGATGGCGCTCAACGCCGTCCACATGGTGTCGGGCATCGCCGCCGGGCTCGGATACGCCGCCCTGATCGCCTTGCTCGCGCGGCGCATCGGGGCGCGGCGCGGCCTGGTGGTGAGCGCGCTCTCGGCCTGCGGCAAGCGCTCGATGACGTGCTATCTTCTCCAGTCGGTGGTGTTCGTGGCGCTTTTGCCCCCTTATACGCTCGGGCTCGGCGGGCAACTGGGATCCGCTGCCACAGTCGGACTGGCTGTCGCCACCTGGGCCGCGACGGTGGCCGTGGCGGAGTTCATGCGCAGGGCGGGAATGCGCGGGCCCGCCGAGACGCTGCTGCGGCGCCTGACCTATCCGCGAGGGTGA
- a CDS encoding YciI family protein, with amino-acid sequence MAKYLLLKHYRGAPASVNDVPMDQWTPEELSAHVQYMRDFAARLEGTGEFVDSQALFPEGAFVRYDGEGRPPVTDGPFAETKDLIAAWMVIDVETYEWALELAAELSAAPGAGAKPIHEWLEVRPFLTAPSTVTE; translated from the coding sequence ATGGCCAAGTACCTGCTGCTCAAGCACTACCGGGGCGCGCCCGCATCTGTCAACGACGTGCCGATGGACCAGTGGACGCCGGAGGAGCTCTCAGCCCACGTGCAGTACATGCGGGACTTCGCCGCTCGGCTCGAGGGCACCGGCGAGTTCGTCGACAGTCAGGCGCTCTTCCCGGAGGGCGCGTTCGTCCGCTACGACGGCGAGGGGCGGCCGCCGGTCACCGACGGCCCGTTCGCGGAGACCAAGGACCTGATCGCCGCCTGGATGGTGATCGACGTCGAGACCTACGAATGGGCGCTCGAGCTGGCCGCCGAGTTGTCCGCGGCTCCGGGCGCGGGTGCCAAGCCGATCCACGAGTGGCTCGAGGTGCGCCCGTTCCTGACCGCGCCCTCGACCGTCACGGAGTGA
- a CDS encoding ABC transporter permease, giving the protein MTDSVTMLRRNLLHALRYPGMTISGLAMPILMLLLFVFVFGGALGAGLSGGAYVDYVTPGIILMAATSGSMATAVGVCVDMTEGIINRFRTMAISRASVLTGHVVGGVIQTMISIVLLIGVALLTGFRPTAGVLGWLVALGLLALLTFGLTWMAAALGLVTKTAESASNAALPLQFLPFLGSAIVPPESMPAGVRWFAEYQPFTPIIETLRGLLMGTPVGTTGLVAVAWCLGLALIGYVWARARFNRA; this is encoded by the coding sequence ATGACCGACTCCGTGACCATGCTGCGCCGCAACCTGCTGCACGCGCTGCGCTACCCCGGCATGACGATCTCCGGGCTGGCGATGCCGATCCTGATGCTGCTGCTGTTCGTCTTCGTCTTCGGGGGCGCGCTCGGGGCCGGGCTGAGCGGTGGCGCCTACGTCGACTACGTCACACCGGGGATCATCCTGATGGCGGCCACGTCCGGGTCCATGGCGACCGCCGTGGGCGTGTGTGTGGACATGACCGAGGGGATCATCAACCGATTCCGCACGATGGCGATCTCCCGGGCCTCGGTGCTGACCGGGCACGTCGTGGGCGGGGTCATCCAGACCATGATCAGCATCGTCCTGCTCATCGGGGTGGCGCTGCTCACCGGGTTCCGGCCGACCGCCGGGGTGCTCGGCTGGCTGGTGGCGCTCGGGCTGCTGGCGTTGCTCACGTTCGGGCTCACCTGGATGGCCGCGGCGCTCGGGCTGGTCACCAAGACCGCCGAGTCGGCCAGCAACGCAGCGCTGCCGCTGCAGTTCCTGCCGTTCCTCGGCAGCGCCATCGTGCCGCCCGAGTCGATGCCGGCCGGTGTGCGCTGGTTCGCCGAGTACCAGCCCTTCACGCCGATCATCGAGACCCTGCGCGGCTTGCTCATGGGCACGCCGGTCGGCACCACCGGCCTCGTCGCGGTCGCCTGGTGCCTGGGACTCGCCCTGATCGGTTACGTATGGGCCCGGGCGAGGTTCAACAGAGCCTGA
- a CDS encoding ATP-binding cassette domain-containing protein: protein MHAIQATSLRKSYGEKVVLDGIDLDVPQGTIFSLLGPNGAGKTTAVQILSTLVRADGGQARVLGHDLVAEADAVRAGIGVTGQFAAVDGLLTGAENLLLMADLHHLGRAEGRRRTDDLLERFDLVEAAKKPASSYSGGIRRRLDIAMTLVGEPRLIFLDEPTTGLDPRSRHNVWQLIRDQVAHGVTVFLTTQYLEEADQLADRIAVLDGGKLVAQGTPEELKRLVPGGHIRLRFSSPEAFEKAALTFGRRVLREEDALALQVPSDGSSRSLRALLDRLDQYAIDADELSVHTPDLDDVFFALTDKDRVR from the coding sequence ATGCATGCCATCCAGGCAACGAGCCTGCGCAAGTCCTACGGCGAGAAGGTCGTGCTCGACGGCATCGACCTCGACGTCCCGCAAGGAACGATCTTCTCCCTGCTCGGGCCGAACGGCGCGGGCAAGACCACCGCCGTCCAGATCCTGTCCACGCTGGTGCGCGCTGACGGCGGCCAGGCGCGGGTGCTCGGCCACGACCTCGTCGCCGAGGCCGACGCGGTCCGCGCCGGGATCGGCGTCACCGGGCAGTTCGCCGCCGTGGACGGGCTGCTCACCGGCGCCGAGAACCTGCTCCTCATGGCAGACCTGCACCATCTGGGCAGGGCCGAGGGCCGCCGCCGCACGGACGACCTGCTGGAGCGCTTCGACCTGGTGGAGGCGGCCAAGAAGCCCGCCTCCAGCTACTCCGGCGGCATCCGCCGGCGGCTGGACATCGCGATGACACTGGTCGGCGAGCCCCGGCTGATCTTCCTGGACGAGCCCACCACCGGGCTCGACCCGCGCAGCCGCCACAACGTGTGGCAGCTCATCCGCGACCAGGTGGCCCATGGGGTCACCGTCTTCCTCACCACCCAGTACCTGGAGGAGGCCGACCAGCTCGCCGACCGCATCGCCGTACTGGACGGCGGGAAGCTGGTCGCGCAGGGCACGCCGGAGGAGCTCAAGCGGCTGGTGCCGGGCGGGCACATCCGGCTGCGCTTCAGCAGCCCCGAGGCCTTCGAGAAGGCCGCCCTGACCTTCGGCCGCCGGGTGCTGCGTGAGGAGGACGCGCTGGCCCTGCAGGTGCCCAGCGACGGCAGCTCCCGCTCGCTGCGGGCACTGCTGGACCGGCTCGACCAGTACGCGATCGACGCCGACGAGCTGTCCGTGCACACCCCCGACCTCGACGACGTCTTCTTCGCCCTCACAGACAAGGACCGAGTCCGATGA
- a CDS encoding DUF418 domain-containing protein, whose translation MTTTSVNVTARSLAPDLSRGFMLLLIALAHAPALVADWDAGPAWLTGTAKFVKSLVADNLARAMFVFLFGYGLGQMARRQTEWTSFRGLLRRRGLWLIVIGFANTVILVPIDIVAVYGLTLLAIAPIVRARDSVLLWTAGVTLLPATLMLAWQSVTALTAAAAGTPITMAEYMEPTLGLHLVASIPSWPVETALSTIMVVPGMLVGLWAARRKVLDEPERHLTLLRRAAVICLGVAVVGRIPAALMLAGVWPVTSTPVTWLAAFAHVLTGYFGGIGLAALVGLIAHRIGRDRGRVTLGLSALGQRSLTFYLFQSVVWVALFYPFALDLGDDMNLPATFGVAAAVWGGSILLADWMRRVGYRGPAEILLRRLTNR comes from the coding sequence ATGACCACCACGTCCGTGAACGTGACCGCGCGGTCGCTGGCACCGGATCTCTCCCGCGGCTTCATGCTGTTGCTGATCGCGCTGGCGCACGCGCCGGCCCTCGTCGCCGACTGGGACGCCGGGCCCGCCTGGCTGACCGGCACCGCCAAGTTCGTCAAGTCGCTGGTCGCCGACAACCTGGCGCGCGCGATGTTCGTCTTCCTGTTCGGCTACGGGCTGGGGCAGATGGCCCGGCGGCAGACCGAGTGGACCTCGTTCCGAGGGCTGCTGAGGCGCAGGGGCTTGTGGCTGATCGTCATCGGGTTCGCGAACACGGTGATCCTGGTGCCGATCGACATCGTCGCGGTGTACGGGCTGACGCTGCTGGCGATCGCGCCGATCGTGCGGGCCAGGGACTCGGTGCTGCTGTGGACGGCCGGCGTGACGCTGCTCCCGGCGACCCTGATGCTGGCCTGGCAGAGCGTGACCGCGCTGACCGCGGCCGCGGCCGGCACGCCGATCACCATGGCCGAGTACATGGAGCCTACGCTGGGCCTGCACCTGGTCGCGAGCATCCCGTCCTGGCCGGTCGAGACCGCGCTGTCCACGATCATGGTGGTGCCGGGCATGCTGGTCGGCCTCTGGGCCGCGCGGCGCAAGGTCCTGGACGAGCCGGAGCGGCACCTCACGCTGCTGCGCCGCGCCGCGGTGATCTGCCTGGGCGTCGCCGTCGTCGGCCGGATTCCCGCCGCGCTGATGCTTGCCGGGGTGTGGCCGGTCACGTCCACCCCGGTGACCTGGCTGGCCGCCTTCGCGCACGTCCTGACCGGCTACTTCGGCGGCATCGGCCTAGCCGCGCTCGTCGGGCTGATCGCCCACCGGATCGGCCGCGACCGCGGGCGCGTCACGCTGGGGCTGTCGGCGCTCGGGCAGCGGTCGCTGACCTTCTACCTCTTCCAGTCGGTCGTGTGGGTGGCGCTGTTCTACCCGTTCGCCCTCGACCTGGGCGACGACATGAACCTCCCGGCCACCTTCGGCGTCGCGGCCGCGGTCTGGGGCGGGTCGATCCTGCTGGCCGACTGGATGCGCCGGGTGGGCTACCGCGGGCCCGCGGAGATCCTGCTGCGCCGCCTCACCAACCGCTGA
- a CDS encoding ATP-binding protein has translation MLRGELEAPTRAAPGRLPARLTSFVGREDELGLLARLLEASRLVTIVGPGGAGKTRLALEAVSRHRAHKRGRVWFVPLAGVSSPVRLADAVLGAVSSRDLKPPEQRVVAQGMDPVDRVADLLSVGEAVLVLDNCEHLVGAAADFGRRLLDRLPCLTILATSREALAVTGEALCQLAPLAEPAAVRLFVDRAKAVRPAFELDADTSGPVAEICQRLDGLPLALELAAARLRSMGVDQIAKRLDDRFRLLTSGDRAALPRQRTLAAVVEWSWELLSEQERALARRMSIFPDEVGGAALEAVCSDDGTLPVEDVVYVLGSLVEKSIVQRDERYRMLETVRAFAAERLRQAGEREAVSARFVGFFRHLVEEQEPGLLTHEQVKAKGVFESEYDNLVFALRAAIDGGDSAWRLLGPLWLYWNARFDARSDGFVAEVLEFGDALPDYVRAAFTAMHRLANNSGSFPEPAVVRAVIEDVYRTNAIDHYPMLSVVAIAPAYLFGFDDLLERELPRAKNHPHPWARAAAYWVDSFVRTDRGDWRGGAETLAATLREFEGVGDRYGLAMTLMSMARVHSVQGEYGEAVAAAERAVALAAEISSSDEVMYRSWLAGLRIRGGDPEGAARDVEAARRRVVDRAQPYSEIELLLRLADLHRRSGEVDRADQMLDRLEAFSREMSIPVEVTAGRVASARMANLLTAGAVGRARELLPAAVVAAFGIQEPALAAEQLARLLLLEGDPVGAATALGTSQAIRGVFDRGEPELRELVSELTARLGDQEYGEIYRRGAETPRQEALNRLAEMA, from the coding sequence GTGCTGCGCGGCGAGCTCGAGGCGCCCACGCGGGCGGCGCCGGGGCGGCTGCCCGCGCGGCTGACCAGCTTCGTCGGGCGTGAGGACGAGCTGGGGCTGCTGGCCAGGCTGCTGGAGGCGTCGCGGCTGGTCACCATCGTCGGGCCGGGCGGGGCCGGCAAGACGCGGCTGGCGCTGGAGGCGGTATCGCGGCACCGGGCCCACAAGCGCGGCCGGGTGTGGTTCGTGCCGCTGGCCGGGGTGAGCTCGCCGGTGCGGCTGGCCGACGCGGTGCTCGGCGCGGTCAGCTCACGGGACCTGAAGCCGCCCGAGCAGCGGGTGGTCGCGCAGGGGATGGACCCGGTCGACAGGGTGGCGGACCTGCTGAGCGTGGGCGAGGCGGTGCTGGTGCTCGACAACTGCGAGCACCTGGTGGGCGCCGCGGCCGACTTCGGGCGGCGGCTGCTGGACCGCCTGCCGTGCCTGACGATCCTGGCGACCAGCCGGGAGGCGCTGGCGGTCACCGGCGAGGCGCTGTGCCAGCTCGCGCCGCTGGCGGAGCCGGCGGCGGTGCGGCTGTTCGTGGACCGGGCGAAGGCGGTACGGCCGGCCTTCGAGCTGGACGCGGACACCTCGGGGCCGGTGGCGGAGATCTGCCAGCGGCTGGACGGGCTGCCGCTCGCGCTGGAACTGGCGGCGGCCCGGCTGCGTTCGATGGGGGTCGACCAGATCGCCAAGCGGCTCGACGACCGCTTCCGGCTGCTCACCTCGGGAGACAGGGCCGCGCTGCCGCGCCAGCGGACCCTGGCCGCGGTGGTCGAGTGGAGCTGGGAGCTGCTGAGCGAGCAGGAGCGGGCGCTGGCTCGGCGGATGTCGATCTTCCCTGACGAGGTCGGGGGCGCGGCATTGGAGGCGGTCTGCTCCGATGACGGGACGCTGCCGGTCGAGGACGTCGTCTACGTGCTGGGCTCGCTGGTCGAGAAGTCGATCGTGCAGCGCGACGAGCGCTACCGGATGCTGGAGACCGTGCGCGCCTTCGCGGCCGAACGGCTGCGCCAAGCCGGCGAGCGGGAGGCGGTCTCCGCCCGATTCGTGGGATTCTTCCGGCACCTGGTCGAGGAGCAGGAGCCGGGGCTGCTCACGCACGAGCAGGTGAAGGCCAAGGGTGTCTTCGAGAGCGAGTACGACAATCTGGTGTTCGCGCTGCGCGCGGCTATCGACGGGGGCGATTCGGCCTGGCGACTGCTCGGCCCGCTGTGGCTGTACTGGAACGCCCGCTTCGACGCCCGCTCCGACGGCTTCGTGGCCGAGGTGCTGGAGTTCGGCGACGCGCTGCCCGATTACGTCCGGGCCGCATTCACCGCGATGCACCGGCTGGCCAACAACAGCGGATCGTTCCCCGAACCCGCCGTGGTGCGCGCGGTGATCGAGGACGTGTACCGCACCAACGCGATCGACCACTACCCGATGCTGTCCGTGGTCGCGATCGCCCCCGCGTACCTCTTCGGCTTCGACGACCTGCTCGAACGCGAGCTGCCCCGGGCGAAGAACCACCCACACCCGTGGGCCAGGGCGGCCGCCTACTGGGTGGACTCCTTTGTCCGCACCGACCGCGGCGACTGGCGGGGCGGAGCCGAGACGCTGGCCGCCACGCTGCGCGAGTTCGAAGGGGTGGGCGACCGCTACGGGCTGGCGATGACGCTGATGAGCATGGCGCGCGTCCACTCCGTCCAGGGCGAATACGGCGAGGCCGTCGCCGCCGCGGAGCGCGCCGTCGCCCTCGCCGCCGAGATCAGCTCCAGCGATGAGGTCATGTACCGCTCCTGGCTGGCCGGCCTGCGCATCCGCGGCGGCGACCCGGAGGGTGCCGCGCGAGACGTGGAGGCCGCCCGCCGCCGGGTGGTGGATCGGGCCCAGCCGTACTCGGAGATTGAGCTGCTGCTGCGCCTGGCCGACCTGCACCGCCGCTCGGGCGAGGTGGACCGGGCCGACCAGATGCTCGACCGGCTGGAGGCGTTCTCGCGGGAGATGTCGATCCCCGTGGAGGTCACCGCGGGGCGGGTCGCCTCGGCCCGGATGGCCAATCTGCTGACGGCCGGAGCGGTCGGGCGGGCGCGCGAGCTGCTGCCCGCCGCCGTCGTGGCGGCCTTCGGCATACAGGAGCCGGCCCTGGCGGCGGAGCAGCTGGCCAGGCTACTCCTGCTGGAGGGCGACCCGGTCGGCGCGGCGACCGCGCTCGGGACGAGCCAGGCCATCCGCGGCGTGTTCGACCGGGGCGAGCCGGAGCTGCGTGAGCTGGTGTCGGAGCTCACCGCCCGGCTCGGCGACCAGGAGTACGGCGAGATATACCGCCGCGGTGCCGAAACGCCCAGGCAGGAGGCCCTGAACCGGCTAGCTGAGATGGCCTGA
- a CDS encoding MarR family transcriptional regulator — protein sequence MPGGRLTRQDRQHIAAGLAEGLTYAEIARHLARPTSTITREITRNGGPGGYQPNRAHQAAERRARRRKSIPSPTAPAATDAHGRDPESVRTFEERFASLMVKTGLPRMTARVLACLYATDTGSLTAADLVQRLRVSPASVSKAIGDLEGQALIRRERDPRRRRDRYVIDDDVWYHAWMASARMNAILADAAVQGAATFGTDTPAGARLEDMGQFLEHIGHDMTRAAEHWRQVFSTRRTKDR from the coding sequence ATGCCAGGAGGCAGGCTCACCCGCCAGGACCGCCAGCACATCGCCGCCGGACTGGCCGAAGGACTCACCTACGCCGAGATCGCCAGACACCTGGCCCGACCCACCTCCACCATCACCCGGGAGATCACACGCAATGGCGGCCCGGGCGGCTACCAGCCCAATCGGGCACACCAGGCCGCTGAACGGCGCGCTCGCCGGCGCAAGTCAATCCCCTCCCCGACGGCGCCTGCCGCCACCGACGCACATGGGCGTGACCCCGAATCAGTCCGCACCTTCGAGGAACGATTCGCCTCGCTGATGGTCAAGACAGGGCTTCCCCGGATGACGGCCAGAGTGCTTGCCTGCCTCTACGCCACTGACACCGGCAGCCTCACCGCCGCTGACCTGGTCCAACGACTTCGCGTCAGCCCGGCATCGGTCTCCAAGGCCATCGGCGATCTCGAAGGGCAGGCACTGATCCGACGCGAGCGCGACCCCCGGCGACGACGCGACCGCTACGTGATCGACGACGATGTCTGGTACCACGCATGGATGGCGAGTGCCCGGATGAACGCCATCCTGGCCGACGCCGCCGTCCAAGGAGCCGCGACCTTCGGCACCGACACACCCGCCGGCGCCCGGCTGGAGGACATGGGCCAGTTCCTCGAGCACATCGGCCACGACATGACCCGGGCCGCCGAACACTGGCGACAGGTCTTCTCCACCCGCCGAACGAAAGACCGTTAG